A DNA window from Hypanus sabinus isolate sHypSab1 chromosome 27, sHypSab1.hap1, whole genome shotgun sequence contains the following coding sequences:
- the LOC132382155 gene encoding tumor necrosis factor receptor superfamily member 25-like, with translation MGTGTRTQCWMWIRIGLCAVIFASGVLSRSTAGDSWNFNRLTADDSRNLTRAEENMQSLMWETKRLGIWNDKDQKRRKRRSKLCPSNQHFDPKAEICCRKCPAGSYVKSSCKGKDDQTHCEPCPRGTYLAFENYSSECQICRTCDKLTQTTIRNCTATNNTECMCKADWYQQCHNRKCTQFHCSSCSRCDNRTVIKPCSQQKDAQCGECLPRFYKHGGQCKACPEITNESSPAALGCLISESYFATVLKIVLSVLGSLSLLLVMVQLLRCKFRCTSAVEEPETLTGTGVLRPDVCASVPEGEETKSEVKELPFEIPAPERKSRPPIDFPTYPLANNNIYGTSLQASRLQPEAHVSMPLDGRTLYEIINLVPVRRWKELMRLLRLKECEIERIELDVTHSRDQQYEMLRQWSQQQTASMESLYQALEIMNLAGLAEELKAKLPN, from the exons ATGGGGACAGGGACCAGGACGCAGTGCTGGATGTGGATCAGGATTGGG CTTTGTGCCGTGATATTTGCTTCTGGAGTGCTCAGTCGTTCGACAGCTGGTGATTCCTGGAATTTCAATCGTTTAACAGCTGATGATTCCCGGAATTTGACACGCGCAGAAGAAAACATGCAGAGCTTGATGTGGGAGACCAAGCGGCTCGGAATTTGGAATGATAAAGACCAGAAAAGAAGGAAAAGACGCAGTAAACTTTGCCCAAGCAACCAGCATTTTGATCCAAAAGCTGAGATCTGCTGCAGAAAATGTCCAGCAG GTTCCTATGTGAAATCCTCATGCAAGGGAAAGGATGATCAAACGCATTGTGAGCCCTGCCCACGGGGTACTTACCTTGCTTTTGAAAATTACTCAAGTGAATGTCAGATCTGCAGAACGTGTGATAAAC TGACGCAGACAACCATTCGTAACTGCACTGCTACCAAtaacacagagtgcatgtgcaaGGCTGACtggtaccagcagtgtcacaACAGAAAATGCACACAGTTCCACTGCTCGAGCTGCTCCAGGTGCGACAACAGAACAGTCATCAAACCCT GTTCGCAGCAGAAGGACGCTCAATGCGGAGAGTGCTTGCCAAGATTTTACAAACATGGTGGCCAGTGCAAAGCCTGTCCTGA aaTTACAAATGAATCCTCTCCTGCTGCGCTGGGATGCTTGATTTCCGAGTCATATTTTGCCACAG TGCTGAAGATTGTTCTAAGTGTTTTGGGATCACTTTCCCTTCTGCTTGTGATGGTTCAACTTCTGCGCTGCAAATTTCGATGTACATCTGCTGTGGAGGAGCCGGAGACCCTGACAGGCACAG GGGTTCTCAGGCCTGATGTCTGTGCTTCAGTTCCTGAGGGTGAAGAGACAAAGAGTGAAGTTAAGGAGTTG CCATTTGAGATTCCAGCTCCAGAAAGGAAATCCAGGCCTCCTATTGATTTCCCAACCTACCCTCTGGCAAACAACAACATTTATGGGACCAGTCTACAGGCATCACGGCTCCAACCCGAAGCACATG TGTCAATGCCCCTAGATGGAAGAACCTTGTATGAAATCATCAACTTAGTGCCCGTGCGGAGATGGAAGGAGCTGATGCGTTTGCTGAGGCTGAAGGAGTGCGAAATCGAGCGGATTGAGCTGGACGTGACCCATTCCCGAGACCAGCAGTACGAGATGCTTCGTCAGTGGAGCCAGCAGCAAACAGCCTCCATGGAGTCCTTGTACCAGGCCTTGGAAATCATGAACTTGGCAGGTCTAGCAGAGGAACTTAAAGCCAAACTTCCCAACTAG